gatacaagatactttttaaaataatcttttatttaaaatatatccaaataatttttttttaatatttatattttaatattaacacatttaaattattaaaaaaaacttctaaaaacaTAAGCAAAGCGCTTCAAAACACACCCGAGGTCAAGGTCACCTGAAGTCTCTTTCCGTAAGCGTTGCAGCACGCAAGGTCTTTTTGCCCGATTTGGACACAGCATATATTAATTACAATTCTTTCATCTTGAATGATTATCTTCCCTTCATTGCATTCAAGTAATTTCTGATGAACATTCCCGAATCCATTTCCTGGCGTTTGTTTCAAATGTGGAATCTACAGGGAGGAAAAAGTACTGCGTGGATCAACCATTTAGAATTTGgtaatgatatattttacactcttcttcttctcttgttctTTCACTTGGTGACTTGTCTTGTGTTGATCTTCAAATCTTGTTAGCTCTACATGGACCTAAAAGCAAAGGCCACATTACTCTGGAAACACTAGAGGAAGGCCATCCAATCTGTTGCTAGAAATGCAAAATGCCTAACCAAGTGATCTTGTTTCGCTCTTTGCAATTCACTGTAGGGTTCAAGCCTTCAAATGTAATTGAATTTCATTCTAACTTTCAATGTAATACTTGCATGCTGGTATACAATACAATATTTAAACCATTTTATCCACTAGGTATAAAATACTCGAGTTTCAAGTTCATATTGCAGTTTATGTTTTTGCCAGAGGAGATGGCACTAGCGATGATGGACTAATGAGGGATTTTGCATATGCAACTGGCAAAGCAACTATCTTCTTGGCTTTTCTCACATATGCCCTCTTTGTGAAGCTGTTGTAATCGTTAGCCTCTATCTCGTCTAGTATTTGGCGATATAGCAGCAAGGATGCCCAAACCTGCAACATCCGAAAACATTGCGCAATCATAAGCAAGAGTAGGCGGAAAAGATACTATCGATGATTATCGAAAGAACATCCTAGCTACGATTCTAAATTTCTCAGTCGGAAATGCTGATCCTTCCGTTAGTTTGGCGTGATCACAATGCTAAATCGTTCGATTGCTGAAAAGATGAATTTCTGATCTTGGTAATCATGAGAACATTGTAGGATATATAAAGCTTAGCATGGTCCTATTTACCGCAACAGAAATAtcgaaaacaaaacaaaagggcaAAACCATAAATGAGGACAATAGCCATGACCTTCCCTGGCCAGGCTTCTCTTGTGTGTGATTGCCATCGAAAGACCAGAAAACAGCTGGTTTTGTGTCGATTAAGGTGCATGtgttcaaagaaaatcaaatgatgATTTTTGATCTTCAATTAGTTTCatgatttccattttttttaatttttaattcatttttccaTTGTTCACTAAAGGTTAAGATTCATTATTTTGCTATTGAGATATCGATAGAAGTTCTTGATTGTTTACCGGCCATCGACTTGCAGCACTCAATTCTGTCACTCCTTTCTCAGCCTCATCAAAGAACATCCTTGCTCTCTTAATTTGATTCTTCATAAAGTTTCTCCACTTATCTGTCACCTTTCCAGCAAATATGTCATCATCAGAAAGCCCTGCCTGTGTCAGCTCATCTTGTGGTAGATAAACCCTTCCTCTTCTTGCACTGCAAACAAAGtcaacagaaaaggaaaagctAAGGATACAAAAAGATGATTCACcataccaaagaaaaaaaaaaaaaaaaaatacatgacaaGAATTAGTTCATAAGATACTATTCAATGCAGCATTTAATTCTAGATTATTTCTCAATTGACTCCCTAAAAAGAAAGTGAAGGCTCTAGACAGCTTgtgcaaagtatttttttttttattgtgactCCAAGTTTGCAGCAGACAACACTCTGCACTTACTCTTCTCCAACATCCCTAAGTATGTTAGTGAGCTGATTAGCTATCCCCAATGCCAAGGCAGCATTATAAACACTCTCAGTCGAAGCCTGTGATTCAGGTGCAATGCCCATGACTGGAACACTCATTAATCCAACAGTCCCAGCAACATAATAACAGTAAAGATAGAGCTCATCAAAGTTTTGGTATCTTGATTTCCTCAAGTCCATCCTCATTCCTTGAATCATATCTTTGAATGGCTGAAACAAGGtatcatacaaaaaaatcaGACATGAATCTCGCTTAGACACAACATCACTGGAAATGCTTTTATAGTATCATTGCATTAAAGTGACTAACATTAAATAGTAATGGAATTCATGTGAAGTGAACAAATTAAGATTCTAGTTTTAGGACATGACtgcagattaaaaaaaaaaaccgtttcCAATAGCTACTAGAACAAGTCGGAAAAGTATGACCGCTGAGAGTACCCAATAAACACAGAAATGGCACTCCACATTCATGTTGGAAAGTAATCTCAGAATTATCTACAGCTACAAAGGAAATTACAGTTCAAATACAAGCTGCCTGCTACTTGCACATTGCATATAGAAATAAACTAAAGTCGCCAGCAAGCACGATATTTTGCAatgccaaaattatttttgattggTAACAGAGTAACTATTTTTCAATTGAGAAGTACTTTGATTTTGAAAGTACTGCCTAACCTGAATATCAACAGGAAATTTTCCAACTGTGTCTGCTAGAGCAGCATCCATCATATCAAATGGACGCCCTTGGAAAAGATCTTCCAACCTTGCCTCCCACCTATCTAAAGCTGTTGGTGTAATGTGTGAAGCATTAGGCCCGTCGACAAGCTCATCGGTCCTCCTACACCACACTACATGTGCAGAAAACATTGTAAGAAAGGAAAAGGTTCATTCCCTGTCTTGAGAGTCTTCGTCTCTTACATTCATAGACAATAACCTTCGAATATCATATACCATATAGAACTGATCAAACTTGATTTCAATCATGAATCGGAAGAATAATATTAAGGGTAAGCATCAGGTGTTAGATAGTGTAACCAGTTCACAGCATGCTTGATTTCTCTTCGAGAAATATTGTCTTCAAAATTCCAAGTACATGATtatcacattttaaaaataaattccatgAAAAGAGCACTTAAGGCTTGACATATATCCTAGACAGGAAAAGATAAGTTCTTATGGTTCACATAATATACAATTAGCTGCACAATTAGCACCATGATTTCATAAGCTCCCAAAAAtaacatctcttttttatttcagaaTACTTTGCTCATCATTTGATTATCAAATCCCATCAGAACACATGTATGCTGTATAGGATTGAAATCACTCTCCTCCAACTTCTAAATTCTCTGAATATTCCaaggtgaaaagagaaaatcactCACCATATATGGCCCAAATAGCCCTTCTCCGTTCAGGGGTCATGAGCAGAGTTCCTGAGAAAGCAAAAGGCAAATGAGAAAACCAATCACAAGTACAACGTATAACAGATTCAAAAGCCAGCAAGagccaaaaatcaaaattccatTAACTGAACAACAGGAAGCTAACCCAGGTAAAAAGTCTTGGCATACTCAGCACAAACTTCTCCACACCGATCATAAGCTTCACTCAACAAGCTCAAAGTCCCTGGAAGAACAGCATCTGGTTTCACATCCAGATCACCTCTGGACTTCAGTTCTTTCTTAACCAGAGCTGCCTGCTTCAGCACCACATTGTAAACCATCTCCTCGGATGACAAAACAGCCATTTCTCCAGCATGGCTTGCTACCATGCTTGATATCACAGGCAGTTTGCTTCCATTACTTCTACCACCTAAATACCCCAAATCTGGATTGGCAGAGCATGACTTCCATTCCTGTTTCCTACCCTTTTTTTCTCCaagcttaaaaaacaaactccGATCTCTAGAATTACCAAACTTCGTTGAATCCAGAACCCTGACAGAATCCAGGAATCGAAGACAATTGGTAACATCTGTGCTTGGATTGGCACTACCAACCCAAAACAATGCTACAGTCATTTCAAAAACTAGTCTTTTTGTTACCAAACTCTCCTGGGAACCTCCTTCAACAATCCCAATTCACTCAAAACACacaagttttcttcttttcaagaTAAACCCACTTCAACTTTACAAGCGAGGTTCATAAAAAGTAGCTAGCTGACTTCCCTTACACATGAAAAGCAAACCAACTTTTTCAAAATGAACCCATTATAGACCACCAGCAAGTGAAGCTTTGTTTAAGCTTATCTGTAactgaaacattaaaaaagaaatcatagccataaactatataaaacgAGGATGATAAAGATTATGTTATGTGATGATAAACTGATGATAAAAAGCTAACCTCTttcgctgtttttttttgcaCCACTCCCTTGACAACAAAGAACTTTCACCAATAAATTAAGACAACAACTCTTTTACAAGTACCGACCTCTCATGAATTGAAAAACTAACAACGGCCCACTAAACAAACTCTCCACCCTTCCAGAGGCTCCTACAAAAAATGACAacgtttttgttttgttcttgttcttgtccGGCTATAAACCCGTTTGTATCCGGATTTGGTTTCAAGCTGGTGACCCAAACCTTTTGAGTTTGAAAGCGCAGTGTATTTGTCGCTTGTAATATTATCTCAGATTTgaatttaatgaataatttattttaaaaaatatatgttcaaTTAAGGATGGACTTGTCAAAAACtccattaaatgaaaaaaaagacgGCATTACATAAGTCTAATTTATCGCCATTTCATAAGCAACAAAGAACTAATGTGTATAACGATTTGAGTGATGTTTACTGCTGCGGGTGGAGCATTGACCCAACTTTGAACTtggacatttttttttggtgggtcAAAAAAGGGAATTATGAAAAGAGCAATGAAATCTCAATGAGATGGACACGTCGACGTATCCACCAATCGATGGAGGATAACGTTATCAAAAGGGTGGCAGAAAAGGCCTGGGCCATTGAGGGGGCAGATGTACACGTGGCGAACGATGAATGAACAGTTAAAGTAGCCCCAGGAAGATCCTCTGAGGATATTATTATAGATACCAGTGCTCctgcaaagaaagaaaaaagattgattgGTGGGGGGCACCTTCTCCAGCAATGGAAATGGGTTAGGTCGAAattcttattgttttcttttctcttccttcCAGGAGTTTtcgtgtcaaaaaaaaaattaaaaataaaattaattcaataatttaaaataagttttgaaaatataatttatattatttttttaatataatttttcaaataataattatttagatttaaaattttcatggaCCTACACACTacttttatgtttaatttcttttaaataaataaaaataatgagatttaaattcatgatcatttagttatcaaaactttaataacatatcaaaaaactaatttaacattaaaacttaatttattagatcagaaatctcaagatatgatttaaatTGTAAAGTAAAgtcttaatatataatttatattattttttaatattttaaatgtggtgtaaaataattttttcttgaaaatatattaaaataattttttaaaatttttatttttacccttTACATCAATCGCATAAaagaaacattaaaacaaacatcaatttaatgttattttcagaccaaaaattatttcaaaaaaatccaaaaataaaaacagaatctGCATCGAGCACCCCTAattaggtttttgttttgttgtaaaGGAAAAGTAAACTGATTGTGTGACGTGTGGACCACGATTGTTGGGATTTGTGGATGTGTTCACACTTGTTCTTCATGGGGTTAGAGGTATTCTCTGAGACACGTAGCCCGCcacctttttttaattactattctCATCCTTTTCGTTTTCTTGAATGCCTGTATTTTTCCCGTGGAATATACATGGCCAATGACAGGGTAACTTGCTGGTTGTATTAGGGTTTGATCAAGGAAGTGTTTCTTCTTCAACTTGGCTACTACAACtctatatacatacatatatacatatacatatatacatatacatataatacatatatatatatacacacgcCTCATTGTTGTCTTTTTCATTGGACAATAAACAGTAAGTTTTGTTTAATCTTTAACGGATTATGAGAGTTATATTAGATCTAGActtgaaaagttttttaaatttggattaaaattttgttttaaatctatttttggGTTTTCAAGAGTTATTACGTGGCATAGAAAGAGATGGTattgtttggttatttttaagtaaaatgggttgaaaatagatttttaaatttaaaaactatttttcttgattttccagTAACCAATAATAACTAGATTCTAAACGATGTGTCTTTTTCGACCAAAAACGTTGCGTCGGGCAAATTTTTctctacaaaaataaatgatcatgtttaaaataaaacttggcGTAACCAAGTGCATGTTTTTGAGTGGTTAAAATATTGGATTTAAAATTTCTTGAGCTTCCCCCGCATGTTGGAACCCTAATGTTTGTCGAATCCTCTACAATATAAAACAGGTACCTGATCTATCAATATTGAGTGACAACaaagattttgaattaaatagaGAAAGACTCGCTTAATTAGTTTATGATATGTTCACTCTTTTTCGTTTACACATGTGATGTCTTAAGCATTATTAATGTGAATTCAAGTTAACAAATTATGAAtagaaaatttattgaatttattatttttcatttcaattttatttttagatatttaattaattttgaattaatatttataatttatctcaatttattttttatagagttattctaatctcaaataaatattacaagttAAGAGGTTAACTCATGCAATCTCAAACAAATACctcaaacaaaattttcattatttaattataattaaatttgattaaaattgaaggaaaaaaaaaagtaggaaaggttccgaaataaaaaaaaaaaaacatgctgatattataatataatttgtatttgttttgatttggaaATGAGACATTCATATCTCGTCATTATTATCCTGAATCGtgttatttatagaaaaaaaaatcaaaaatattaattaaaataccaaaataatattatcaaagaTATTTACAAGATCAATCCAAATACTGTTATATATGCTTAAATAATGTATTGTATACGGCTGTTTGACTTGATGTAGGGCTTTTAGTGATGTTTACTGCTGTGGGTGGAGGACCATTGACCCGAttgacccaataaattaatAACCCAACTTTGAAtttggaccttttttttttggtgggtcAAAAAAGGTACTATAAAAAGAGCAATGAAATCTAAATGAGATTGACACGTAGACACATCCACCAATCAATGGAAGATAACGTTATCAAGAGGGTGGCAGAAAAGGCCATGGGGGGCAGATGTACACGTTGCAAACGATGAATGCACAATTAAAGCAGCCCCAAGATCCTTTGAGGATATTATTATGCATACCTACCAGGCTACCACTACTCctccaaagaaaataaataataataataataataattcttatacaattaatttattttttaataattataaatttaattttttagttactaaaaatttatataattattataaaatttaaaaaattaaatgatatttatataagCTGGTCCGTAtacctatattaattaaaaaaaatatcaatgaaaatGGGTTGGTTgaaattatttcttctttttctttcaattttttttctaaatattaatttaatatttttttaagttaacatttaaaattaaaaacaaaaaattatgagaGACAACCTAAATAGGTTTTTGTCTTGTTGTGGAGGAAAAGAAAACTGTTTGGGGGACATGAAGACAACAATTGTTGGAATTTGTGGACGTGTCCACCCTTATTGTTCATGGGGTTAGAGGTATTTTCTTTTAGACACGTAGCCGaccaccttttttttaattactattttcgTCCTTTCATTCTCTTGAATGACTTGTATTTTCCTTTAGAATATACTAATTTACATCTACATGCTATGCTGTGgggttatgaattttttaaacataaaaaaaaaacttaattctcatAAGATTCTTTAgtgttataattaaatttgaaaatgcagtcgttttaattattttattaaaataacttttttctagtaatatatttattgtttattttagctAGCACcagatttttaattagaatcattgtttttatttctttaataccTTATAGTTGTTAAAACAAGTTAATAAACGATCTTAAAGTAACATGTTTATAGTTTATgtgattaaaaactataaatataaatgtgaTGAAATCATATTTagaatcaatttataaattttgttttcattcacTCGAATAAAGGCAAGGATGGAGGGATTTTTTGCCTCTGTAAGGGTAAAGTTGAAGGCACGCAAAATTTATTAACTTCCTGAAGgcatgtaaaatattttggaatatttgaaagtgtggttgtgggtatttttttaaagtgttttttatttgaaaataaattaaaataatattttttttattctaaaaaaattatttttaatatgaacatatcaaaataatataaaaatatataaaaaattaatttaaaataaaaaaaaaagttaaatttgtttaaaatataaaatcaaacaaaacaacagTAAGTGTCCTCTGACTCCATAGATCTTCGTGTTCAAATTTATacagtaaataattttttatttactgttTGGGCCGCAACCCAAACAACCAAGAAGAACCGGCGGACAACTGTTCTCCATTCACAACTATTAAGCCACAACCAAGATTggacaattgtttttcaatcgTCGTTGTTGGGCCACAACCTAAACAACAAAGATTGGACAGCTATTGTCTATTCACAACTTTGGGCCTAGTCTAATTTAGCAACCGAGCAACTTGTCGGGCCTAAAAGCCCAACCAAATAAAGACTCCATCCAAAGGCCTAGCTAGGCAGAAAAGGAATGGCGTGCCACACAATGTATTTTCTCTCCTacgggtgtgtttggtattgtggttgctgttgtaattgtggttttaaaaaaattgttttataaaaagtacttttagttgaggttggtttgaaaaaatatatgtttggttaaaactgtgattgaaattgaggttagacaaaaagtagtttaatgtgtttggttaaaaaaatgcttttcaaattgagattataaaataattaaaaaatacttttaatttaaatattgtagatttaactactattattacatcatgaaataaataactatattttttatgatttcttaaacacacaacaataaaaaactgaattttttattacttcatcaagtgatctccttctaatttttttaaataaaacagaattaaaataaaaataaaaaaatgaattttttttaactgggtctgACACGGCaaaaacataattggaattgcgatcaaattccacaaatgctacgttatcatgctatatccttctaatttatgtagtgttattaaataatattaaatactagtttttcaactaaaactcaatttttttttttttaaaattacaatttcattacgtacaaaatttattcgacaaaaactacagttttcatgattttttaagcattcaataaaattaggtaaaatattatcaggaataaaattgaaaaaatatttaaaaatattttatataaaaaattaaaaaataattcaagaatatttcaaaaaaaatttatctaatatttcAATTCATGTTAgaattgttgttttcttttctgacTCACactctcttttcttattttagtaatttagagggtgtttgacATTGTGGTGgaaaagtactttttaaaaaattaaaatttttttttttgctttaaattaatatatttttgatgttttcaaattattttgatgttttaatctcaaaaattattttttaaaaataaaaaaatattattaacatacttttttaaataaaaaatactttaaaaaataacaacaaccacacttccaaacacgcTTTTAAACATTAGGAATTCCTTtatctacataaaaaaaacttgttcgGTAAGAAAACATGAAATGAGAAAGCCTGGACACGTTAGCGACACATCCGTTATGAAAAACTCAAATCCATTAGTTTGCCTTTTAAAATCtgagattaaattgaatttaattatttttttaaaaaaatacttgcttttttaattagtttaataaattttctcgTCTCTAACTTCCGGACGTAAAAGTAGCTTGACATGCATAGATATGCTTCGAGGAATCTTAGAGGTCCCGCTGCGAGTAATCATTTACAGATACTCGCCAAAATCAATAAGAATATTTTATCAAAGGACACGTTTCAGTTAAATAAGTCGAGTATAGAGTGTTACCTACTCAAGCGACTAACTACAGCACACAAAGTAAGGACATATTTGTCATTCCGTAAATCTACCGGTACATCACTTTCCCTTTCCTTTAAAACGCCCTTCAAGCTTCCACTCCTTGCTTTCACGACGGTTCTTTATTAGCTATAATCTGAGCAAAAGTAAGCTTAGTGGCGAATAATTTCAAAGAGGTCTGAGTTCATGATGgcttttgtgtttcttttaaaaattgcaGTGAAATGCCTCGGTGTTCTTGCATGGTATGCACAATGTCTGCGTGTAACTTTACTTCGTGTTTTTCCTTTGCTTTGTGTTTTCATGTCTGTGATGATCAGTTGTTTCTGCTCCATGGTTGCAGGCCTGTTTTTGGTTTGGGTTATCCTCTGTAAGTCTCCTCTCTTTGTTTTACTTTGAGCGTGTTTGTTCATGTTAATGACTCGACAATTAATCTCTCATGGTGTTAATTTAGATTATGTTATTCGGAATGTCAAGTCGGTGTTTGTTTAGCCAAGAAGTGATGAATCTTACTCGTGCTTGTTTCTGAGTGTCTAACAGATGTGCTTCCATTCAAGCGATCGAGACTAATTCGAACTCCGACACCCAGAAGCTGATGTCATACTGGGTCTCCATTTCTGTGGTCTTGCTCCTTGAACATTCGTTTCAGCTTGAATGGtaattaaatgaaatgaaatttaagaaaaactaaaatgcgTCCCGTTTTCCTGCTGCATTTTTCACTCTGCACTTCTCACTGTGGATTAGAGTAGTGAATTTCAATTGCGTTTTCCAGCTTCAGAAAAAGGAGAAATTCTagtagaaaattattattttttgattgaatttaaattattacccgtattatgaaaaaaatattaccatataataaaaaacaatttgaagagTTTCTTACTATactagatt
This DNA window, taken from Populus alba chromosome 17, ASM523922v2, whole genome shotgun sequence, encodes the following:
- the LOC118031762 gene encoding phytoene synthase 2, chloroplastic, coding for MTVALFWVGSANPSTDVTNCLRFLDSVRVLDSTKFGNSRDRSLFFKLGEKKGRKQEWKSCSANPDLGYLGGRSNGSKLPVISSMVASHAGEMAVLSSEEMVYNVVLKQAALVKKELKSRGDLDVKPDAVLPGTLSLLSEAYDRCGEVCAEYAKTFYLGTLLMTPERRRAIWAIYVWCRRTDELVDGPNASHITPTALDRWEARLEDLFQGRPFDMMDAALADTVGKFPVDIQPFKDMIQGMRMDLRKSRYQNFDELYLYCYYVAGTVGLMSVPVMGIAPESQASTESVYNAALALGIANQLTNILRDVGEDARRGRVYLPQDELTQAGLSDDDIFAGKVTDKWRNFMKNQIKRARMFFDEAEKGVTELSAASRWPVWASLLLYRQILDEIEANDYNSFTKRAYVRKAKKIVALPVAYAKSLISPSSLVPSPLAKT